From a region of the Paenibacillus segetis genome:
- the nirD gene encoding nitrite reductase small subunit NirD, which produces MSLSNEAFYPVGSLDQFMIQVGRVIELNGLQIAVFRTSDGNVFAIRNQSPHPKGGPLAEGIVSGHYLYDPLYDWKIDLETGNVQAPDNGRVQTYPVRLEDGQVWVATSEFLAV; this is translated from the coding sequence ATGAGCTTATCAAATGAAGCGTTCTATCCTGTTGGTTCACTGGATCAATTTATGATACAAGTAGGCCGTGTAATTGAATTAAATGGGCTGCAGATCGCGGTATTCCGCACTTCAGACGGCAATGTGTTTGCTATACGGAATCAGAGTCCACACCCCAAAGGTGGACCGCTGGCTGAAGGCATCGTATCAGGTCATTATTTATACGATCCATTATACGATTGGAAAATTGATCTGGAGACCGGGAATGTTCAAGCTCCAGATAACGGAAGGGTTCAAACATATCCTGTGAGATTGGAAGATGGTCAAGTATGGGTTGCTACGTCAGAATTTTTGGCGGTATAA
- the adhE gene encoding bifunctional acetaldehyde-CoA/alcohol dehydrogenase: MAIKNEVTTKAEPTAQDYIQSLINKANKATEAFLEMNQEQIDDIVQAMALAGLDKHMHLAKLAVEETGRGVYEDKIIKNMFATEYIYHSIKNNKTVGVIEDNPYDSFQKIAEPVGIIMGITPTTNPTSTTIFKALIAIKTRNPIIFGFHPSAQACSTEAAKILLEAAVKHGAPENCIQWIENPSMDRTNALMNHKDVACILATGGSAMVKAAYSCGKPALGVGPGNVPCFIEKTADLDQAVNDLILSKTFDNGMICASEQAVIIEEPIFDQVKKKMIANGCYFVNKEEVAKLTAGAIIADKCAVNPTIVGMPATKIAEICGISVPAGTKILVAEIEGVGPKYPLSAEKLSPILACYKVKNAEQGIERALEVVNFGGMGHSSVIHSNNEEIIQKYSDRMPTCRILVNQPSSQGGIGDIYNTNLPSLTLGCGSYGRNSTSSNVTAINLINVKRVNRRTVNMQWFKVPNKIYFEKGSTQYLAKMPDITRVLIVTDPMMVKLGYVEKVEHYLRQRQTPVAIEVFSDVEPDPSTTTVQRGTEMMEKFQPDCIIALGGGSPMDAAKGMWLFYEYPDTDFNNLKQKFMDIRKRIYKYPRLGQKAKFVAIPTTSGTGSEVTSFAVITDKENGNTKYPLADYELTPDVAIIDPEFVYSLPKFAVADTGMDVLTHAIEAYVSVMASDYTDGLAIKAIQLVFQWLEKSALTGDKLAREKMHNASTLAGMAFANAFLGINHSLAHKWGGQYHTAHGRTNAILMPHVIRYNAKKPTKFAAFPKYTHFVADERYAEIARILGLPARTTEEGVKSLIKAIRDLNKKLGIPETFQELGFDPKDFESRVDYLADRAFEDQCTTANPKLPLVTELAEVYRDAFYGRFEE, from the coding sequence ATGGCGATTAAAAACGAAGTGACGACAAAGGCAGAACCTACTGCACAGGATTACATTCAAAGTCTGATTAACAAGGCAAATAAAGCAACGGAAGCTTTCCTTGAAATGAACCAGGAACAAATTGACGATATCGTACAGGCTATGGCACTGGCAGGACTCGACAAACACATGCACCTGGCAAAATTGGCTGTTGAAGAAACTGGTCGTGGTGTATATGAAGATAAGATCATTAAGAATATGTTCGCAACAGAGTATATCTACCACAGCATTAAGAACAACAAAACGGTAGGCGTTATTGAAGATAATCCATATGACAGCTTCCAAAAAATTGCTGAACCAGTGGGTATCATCATGGGTATTACACCAACAACTAACCCAACATCAACTACAATTTTTAAAGCCTTGATTGCAATCAAGACTCGTAATCCAATCATCTTCGGTTTCCATCCATCTGCTCAAGCATGTAGTACTGAAGCAGCTAAGATTTTGTTAGAAGCAGCAGTGAAACATGGGGCTCCTGAAAATTGCATTCAGTGGATCGAGAATCCTTCGATGGATCGTACCAACGCACTTATGAATCATAAAGACGTAGCTTGCATTCTTGCAACTGGCGGATCTGCAATGGTTAAAGCGGCTTATAGCTGTGGTAAACCAGCACTAGGTGTAGGCCCAGGTAACGTACCATGCTTCATTGAGAAAACTGCTGATCTGGATCAAGCTGTTAACGACCTGATTCTATCCAAAACATTTGATAATGGTATGATTTGTGCTTCTGAGCAAGCAGTTATCATCGAAGAACCGATTTTCGATCAAGTGAAGAAGAAAATGATCGCAAACGGATGCTATTTTGTAAATAAAGAAGAAGTAGCAAAATTGACTGCAGGTGCTATTATTGCAGACAAATGCGCAGTGAATCCAACAATCGTAGGTATGCCTGCAACGAAGATTGCTGAAATTTGCGGAATCAGCGTACCAGCTGGAACTAAAATTCTAGTAGCTGAGATTGAAGGTGTTGGACCTAAATATCCACTTTCTGCAGAGAAGCTAAGCCCTATTCTAGCTTGCTACAAAGTGAAGAACGCTGAACAAGGTATCGAACGTGCACTTGAAGTTGTTAATTTCGGTGGTATGGGTCACTCTTCGGTAATTCATTCTAATAATGAAGAAATTATTCAAAAATATTCCGATCGTATGCCGACATGCCGGATCTTGGTCAACCAACCTTCTTCGCAAGGTGGTATCGGTGACATCTATAATACAAACTTGCCATCGCTGACACTTGGCTGCGGATCTTATGGACGTAACTCGACTTCGTCGAACGTAACGGCTATCAATCTAATCAACGTGAAAAGGGTGAATCGTCGTACTGTGAATATGCAATGGTTCAAAGTTCCTAACAAAATTTACTTTGAAAAAGGGTCCACTCAATATCTTGCGAAAATGCCTGATATTACTCGCGTACTGATTGTAACTGACCCTATGATGGTTAAACTAGGATATGTAGAAAAAGTTGAACATTATCTTCGTCAACGTCAAACACCAGTAGCTATCGAAGTATTCTCGGATGTTGAGCCAGATCCATCGACTACAACAGTACAACGTGGTACTGAAATGATGGAAAAATTCCAACCTGACTGCATCATTGCACTAGGTGGCGGATCTCCAATGGATGCTGCTAAGGGTATGTGGTTGTTCTACGAATATCCAGACACAGACTTTAACAACTTGAAACAAAAATTCATGGATATCCGTAAACGGATCTATAAATACCCACGTCTTGGACAAAAAGCAAAATTCGTAGCGATTCCAACAACTTCGGGTACAGGTTCGGAAGTTACATCATTCGCAGTTATCACAGACAAAGAAAATGGTAACACGAAGTATCCACTTGCGGATTACGAATTAACTCCAGACGTTGCAATCATCGATCCAGAATTCGTATACAGCTTGCCTAAGTTCGCTGTTGCTGACACTGGTATGGACGTATTGACACATGCGATTGAAGCTTATGTATCCGTTATGGCTAGTGACTATACAGATGGACTTGCGATCAAAGCGATTCAACTGGTATTCCAATGGTTAGAAAAATCGGCATTGACAGGCGACAAACTTGCTCGCGAAAAAATGCATAACGCATCTACATTGGCTGGTATGGCTTTTGCCAACGCATTCCTAGGAATCAATCACAGCTTGGCGCATAAATGGGGCGGTCAATACCACACTGCGCACGGACGTACGAATGCAATTCTAATGCCACACGTTATTCGTTACAATGCTAAGAAACCAACTAAATTTGCTGCATTCCCTAAATACACTCACTTCGTTGCTGACGAGCGTTATGCAGAAATTGCTCGTATCTTGGGATTGCCAGCTCGTACAACAGAAGAAGGCGTTAAGAGCTTGATCAAAGCTATCCGCGATTTGAACAAGAAACTTGGAATTCCTGAAACTTTCCAAGAACTTGGTTTCGATCCGAAAGATTTCGAATCACGCGTAGATTACTTGGCAGACCGTGCTTTTGAAGACCAATGTACTACAGCTAATCCTAAGCTTCCATTGGTTACCGAACTAGCTGAAGTTTACCGTGACGCGTTCTACGGAAGATTTGAAGAATAA
- the nirB gene encoding nitrite reductase large subunit NirB encodes MTTYREKLVVIGNGMAGISAVEQILKLTTKFDITVFGSEPHPNYNRIMLSYVLEGSKTIDDIVLNDLQWYQDNGITLHIGTTVTKIDEQAKEVVTADGVRVPYDKVLIATGSNSFILPVPGSDKEGVVGFRDIADCNQMLQAAKTYQKAAVIGGGLLGLEAAKGLVQLGMDVTVVHLMEDLMERQLDHQASSMLQAELERQGIKFKMGAQTAELLGDERVSGLRFADDSVLEAEFVVMAVGIKPNIAVAKESGIMVNRGIVVNDYMQTSMEGVYSVGECTEHRGTCYGLVAPLFEQGMILAKHICGVETAPYEGSVVSTKLKISGVDVFSTGEFIDGPGHMIIANKDEWKQTYKKILLREKVMVGAVLFGDISDSAELQKLIKQKAEMTDELYESLMGSGCCGGAGKKSTSVENMSNEEIVCGCNGVTKGTIVDVITNQGLTTIDEIKACTGATRSCGGCKPIVEQILQYVLGDGFKTAAKQGICGCTTMGRDEIVAEIKAKGLQTTKEVMNVLGWSQPEGCSKCRPAVNYYLGMIYPDSHEDEKESRFVNERMSANIQKDGTYTVIPRMYGGVTTPEELKKIADVSLKYDVKVVKVTGGQRLDLIGVKKEDLPKVWQELDMPSGYGYAKSLRTVKTCVGSQFCRFGTQDSMGMGALLERKFERLDLPAKFKMAVNGCPRNCAESCTKDIGIVGNDGGWEIFIGGNGGIKARLADSFCKVKTDEELIDICSAIIQHYRETGNYLERTSEWVERIGLEEIKAVIVDNMDSRKQLVNRIEFALQQVEDPWKKMLSDDKSRNRMFHRLEVSH; translated from the coding sequence ATGACAACGTATAGAGAGAAACTTGTAGTGATTGGTAACGGAATGGCGGGAATCAGTGCGGTTGAACAAATTTTAAAACTTACTACTAAATTTGACATTACCGTGTTCGGAAGTGAACCACATCCGAATTATAACCGGATCATGCTTTCCTATGTTTTGGAGGGGAGCAAGACGATCGATGATATCGTGCTTAATGATCTGCAATGGTATCAGGATAACGGAATTACCTTGCATATCGGAACAACGGTAACCAAGATTGATGAACAAGCGAAGGAAGTTGTAACCGCTGATGGAGTACGGGTTCCCTATGACAAAGTACTTATTGCCACTGGATCAAATTCGTTTATTCTTCCGGTTCCTGGCAGCGATAAAGAGGGCGTTGTTGGATTTCGTGATATCGCGGATTGCAACCAAATGCTACAAGCGGCCAAAACATATCAAAAAGCTGCGGTAATCGGTGGTGGACTACTTGGACTAGAAGCAGCCAAGGGCCTGGTCCAACTCGGCATGGACGTAACGGTTGTTCATTTAATGGAAGACTTAATGGAGCGTCAACTCGATCATCAGGCTTCGTCAATGCTTCAGGCAGAACTTGAGCGTCAAGGAATTAAATTCAAAATGGGCGCGCAAACGGCTGAGTTACTAGGCGATGAAAGAGTAAGCGGATTGCGATTTGCGGACGATTCCGTATTGGAAGCGGAGTTCGTAGTCATGGCAGTGGGGATTAAACCGAACATTGCGGTGGCTAAAGAGAGCGGGATTATGGTGAACCGTGGAATCGTCGTGAACGATTACATGCAAACCTCGATGGAAGGTGTGTATTCGGTTGGAGAGTGCACAGAACATCGTGGAACTTGCTATGGCCTTGTAGCTCCTTTGTTTGAGCAAGGAATGATTTTGGCTAAACATATTTGTGGCGTTGAAACTGCACCATACGAAGGATCCGTTGTGTCAACTAAATTGAAAATATCGGGTGTTGACGTGTTCTCAACCGGAGAGTTTATCGATGGACCGGGTCATATGATCATTGCAAACAAGGATGAATGGAAACAGACATATAAGAAGATTTTGCTTAGGGAGAAAGTTATGGTCGGGGCAGTGTTGTTCGGTGATATTTCAGATTCCGCAGAGCTGCAAAAGCTCATTAAGCAGAAAGCAGAGATGACAGATGAACTATACGAATCTCTGATGGGTTCGGGATGCTGTGGTGGAGCGGGTAAGAAATCTACTTCAGTCGAAAATATGTCTAATGAAGAAATAGTATGCGGTTGTAATGGTGTCACGAAAGGCACCATCGTAGATGTTATTACGAATCAAGGATTAACGACCATTGATGAGATTAAAGCTTGTACCGGAGCAACTCGTTCATGCGGCGGCTGTAAACCAATAGTGGAACAAATTTTACAATATGTACTTGGAGATGGATTTAAAACCGCGGCCAAACAAGGCATCTGTGGATGTACAACCATGGGACGGGATGAAATTGTGGCGGAGATCAAAGCCAAAGGTCTCCAAACAACTAAAGAAGTGATGAACGTGTTGGGATGGAGCCAACCAGAGGGCTGCTCGAAGTGTCGTCCTGCAGTTAACTATTATCTAGGTATGATCTACCCAGACAGTCATGAGGATGAAAAGGAATCACGCTTTGTCAATGAACGGATGAGCGCTAACATCCAGAAGGATGGAACGTATACGGTTATTCCGAGAATGTATGGCGGGGTTACCACACCCGAGGAATTGAAGAAGATTGCAGATGTATCCTTGAAATATGATGTCAAAGTTGTAAAAGTGACAGGTGGCCAACGTCTTGACTTAATTGGTGTGAAGAAAGAAGATTTGCCGAAGGTTTGGCAAGAGCTTGATATGCCATCGGGATATGGTTATGCCAAGTCACTACGCACAGTAAAAACCTGTGTAGGCTCACAGTTCTGTCGTTTTGGTACACAAGATTCAATGGGTATGGGAGCACTGCTGGAACGCAAGTTCGAAAGGCTCGATCTTCCGGCAAAATTTAAAATGGCAGTCAACGGCTGCCCACGTAACTGTGCTGAATCCTGCACGAAAGATATCGGCATCGTCGGTAACGATGGTGGATGGGAAATCTTTATTGGTGGCAATGGCGGGATCAAAGCTCGTCTCGCGGATTCTTTCTGCAAGGTGAAGACGGACGAAGAATTGATCGATATTTGCTCAGCTATCATTCAACATTACCGTGAGACGGGCAACTATCTAGAGCGAACTTCCGAGTGGGTAGAGCGGATCGGGCTCGAAGAGATCAAAGCAGTTATTGTAGATAACATGGATTCGCGCAAGCAACTTGTAAATCGGATCGAATTTGCACTTCAGCAAGTTGAAGATCCTTGGAAAAAGATGCTAAGTGATGATAAGAGTCGCAATAGAATGTTCCACCGATTGGAAGTCAGTCATTAA
- a CDS encoding Crp/Fnr family transcriptional regulator, with protein MNEMMNAALPRGNTSCFSEQNFNRLLVTMKDKAYPEGTHLFWEGDFSDKLFYIKRGRVKLTKSTDEGKELILYMYGRGDMVGQADPFFSTKHSFTAEVIEDSEIGVIEQKDLEIMICQHCDFAIDFMKWMGIHHRLTQTKFRDLMMYGKPGALCSTLIRLSNTYGERNGDTILINKKITHTDLSNMIGATRESVNRMLSDLRKKDALEYENGMIVIKDLVMLQDICHCELCPNEICRI; from the coding sequence ATGAATGAAATGATGAATGCTGCCCTGCCCCGTGGGAATACGAGTTGCTTCTCAGAGCAAAACTTCAATCGACTTCTCGTGACCATGAAAGATAAGGCGTATCCAGAAGGAACGCATTTGTTCTGGGAAGGCGACTTTTCCGATAAACTGTTCTATATTAAGCGCGGACGCGTTAAATTAACCAAATCAACCGACGAAGGCAAAGAACTTATTCTCTATATGTATGGCCGCGGCGATATGGTCGGTCAAGCAGATCCATTCTTTAGCACGAAGCACAGTTTTACGGCTGAAGTTATTGAAGATAGTGAAATTGGAGTTATTGAGCAAAAAGATCTAGAAATTATGATCTGTCAGCACTGTGACTTTGCCATTGACTTTATGAAATGGATGGGTATCCATCACCGTCTGACTCAAACGAAATTCCGCGATCTCATGATGTACGGCAAACCAGGTGCTCTCTGCTCCACACTCATTCGGTTGAGTAACACATACGGCGAGAGAAATGGTGACACAATCCTAATCAACAAGAAGATCACGCATACGGATTTGTCCAACATGATTGGAGCAACTCGCGAAAGTGTAAACCGGATGCTTAGTGATCTGCGTAAAAAAGATGCTTTGGAATATGAAAATGGGATGATTGTCATTAAGGATCTTGTTATGTTACAGGATATTTGTCACTGTGAACTGTGTCCTAATGAAATTTGCCGAATTTAA
- the pflB gene encoding formate C-acetyltransferase produces MSVIEREIQEVKEVQSSWRGFKKGKWMKEVNVRDFIDSNITSYTGNESFLQGATENTKALWEIVSDLTKKEREAGGVLDVDVNTPSTIVSHAPGYLDKDKEQIVGVQTDAPFKRSIQPFGGIKMMIDACKAYGFELPSNIVDMFTNIRKTHNQGVFDAYTSEMRAARKAGIITGLPDAYGRGRIIGDYRRLALYGVDFLIKQKQQELKSLEVDVIDEDVIRLREELSEQIRALGELKQLAVAHGFDISKPANTAKEAFQWVYFGYLAAIKEQNGAAMSLGRVSSFLDAYIERDLAEGTLTEEGAQELVDHFVMKLRIVKFLRTPDYNDLFSGDPTWVTESIGGMSVTGATRVTKNSFRFLHTLYNLGPAPEPNLTVLWSEKLPEGFKKYCAKVSIETSSIQYENDDLMRPIYGDDYGIACCVSAMEIGKQMQFFGARANLAKALLYAINGGKDEKSGVQVGPEFPAITSEYLTYDEVMKRFKPMMEWLAKLYMNTLNVIHYMHDKYSYERIEMALHDRDILRTMACGIAGLSVATDSLSAIKYAKVKPIRNENGIAVDFEIEGEYPCYGNNDDKVDQIAVELVETFMGMIRKHKAYRNAMPTQSVLTITSNVVYGKKTGTTPDGRKAGEPFAPGANPMHGRDKKGALASLSSVAKLPYEHSLDGISNTFSIVPKALGKEEEVRKSNLVSMMDGYFGSNAHHLNVNVFDREQLMDAMEHPENYPQLTIRVSGYAVNFIKLTREQQLDVINRTFHGSM; encoded by the coding sequence ATGTCGGTGATTGAAAGAGAAATCCAAGAAGTTAAAGAAGTACAGTCGAGTTGGAGAGGTTTTAAAAAAGGTAAATGGATGAAAGAAGTTAATGTTCGCGATTTTATCGACAGTAACATTACTTCCTACACCGGAAATGAATCATTCTTGCAAGGTGCAACTGAAAACACAAAAGCATTATGGGAAATTGTATCGGATCTGACTAAGAAAGAACGCGAAGCTGGCGGCGTGCTTGACGTAGACGTTAACACACCTTCGACGATCGTATCACATGCTCCAGGTTATTTGGATAAAGACAAGGAACAAATCGTCGGTGTACAAACTGATGCTCCTTTCAAACGTTCCATTCAACCATTTGGCGGCATCAAAATGATGATCGATGCTTGTAAAGCTTACGGATTCGAGCTTCCTAGCAATATTGTAGACATGTTTACGAATATCCGCAAAACGCATAACCAAGGCGTATTTGATGCATATACTTCAGAAATGAGAGCTGCCCGTAAGGCTGGTATTATCACAGGTCTTCCAGATGCATACGGACGTGGACGTATTATCGGTGACTATCGTCGTCTTGCTCTATACGGTGTAGACTTCCTAATCAAACAAAAACAACAAGAGTTAAAGAGCCTTGAAGTTGATGTAATCGATGAAGATGTTATTCGTCTTCGCGAAGAGCTATCTGAACAAATTCGTGCACTTGGCGAATTGAAACAATTGGCAGTAGCTCATGGCTTTGATATCTCCAAACCAGCAAATACTGCTAAAGAAGCATTTCAATGGGTATATTTCGGTTACCTAGCAGCTATTAAGGAACAAAATGGTGCGGCAATGTCCCTTGGTCGTGTATCTTCGTTCCTTGACGCATACATTGAACGTGATCTTGCAGAAGGAACATTGACAGAAGAAGGAGCTCAAGAATTAGTTGACCATTTCGTTATGAAATTGCGGATTGTTAAATTCTTGCGTACTCCAGACTACAATGATTTGTTCAGTGGTGACCCTACTTGGGTAACTGAATCCATCGGTGGTATGTCTGTAACTGGTGCAACTCGCGTAACAAAGAACAGCTTCCGTTTCTTGCACACTCTATATAACTTGGGACCTGCACCGGAACCAAACTTGACAGTGCTCTGGTCTGAGAAATTACCTGAGGGCTTCAAGAAATATTGTGCAAAAGTATCCATTGAAACAAGCTCCATTCAATATGAGAACGATGATTTGATGCGTCCGATCTATGGCGACGACTATGGTATTGCTTGCTGCGTATCCGCAATGGAAATCGGTAAACAAATGCAATTCTTCGGAGCTCGTGCGAACTTGGCTAAAGCTTTGCTGTATGCTATTAACGGTGGTAAAGATGAGAAGTCTGGTGTGCAAGTGGGACCTGAATTCCCAGCTATCACTTCTGAATATTTAACATATGATGAAGTTATGAAACGTTTCAAACCGATGATGGAATGGCTAGCTAAACTATATATGAACACTCTTAATGTCATCCATTACATGCACGATAAATATTCTTACGAACGGATCGAAATGGCTCTGCATGACCGCGATATTCTTCGCACCATGGCTTGTGGTATCGCCGGTTTGTCTGTAGCAACCGACTCCTTGAGTGCAATTAAATATGCAAAAGTAAAACCAATCCGTAATGAAAATGGTATTGCTGTTGACTTCGAAATTGAAGGAGAATACCCATGCTACGGTAACAACGACGATAAAGTTGACCAAATCGCTGTTGAATTGGTAGAAACATTTATGGGTATGATCCGTAAACACAAAGCGTATCGTAATGCTATGCCAACACAATCTGTGTTGACAATTACGTCTAACGTTGTTTATGGTAAGAAAACAGGAACTACACCAGATGGACGTAAAGCAGGCGAACCGTTTGCTCCAGGTGCTAACCCAATGCATGGTCGCGATAAGAAAGGCGCACTCGCTTCCTTGAGTTCCGTTGCTAAACTTCCATATGAGCACAGCTTGGATGGTATTTCTAATACATTCTCCATCGTGCCAAAAGCACTGGGTAAAGAAGAAGAAGTACGTAAATCCAATCTGGTATCCATGATGGATGGCTATTTCGGTAGTAATGCACATCACTTGAATGTTAACGTATTTGACCGTGAGCAATTGATGGATGCAATGGAGCACCCAGAGAACTATCCGCAACTTACCATTCGTGTATCTGGTTATGCCGTTAACTTCATTAAATTGACTCGTGAGCAACAACTTGATGTAATTAACCGGACCTTCCACGGTTCGATGTAA
- a CDS encoding formate/nitrite transporter family protein produces MFTQNVETIIEAAVKKKEKMNESLPRYIVAAMLAGAYVGLGIILIFSIGAPLAAVKSPFQTTLMGMSFGLALTLVVFAGSELFTGNNMFFTMSTLAKRTTVRDTAKNWTIVFLGNLAGAVLLSLLVVGSGIFKTAAPEHLIFAASAKKMAAPISELFFRGILCNWLVCLALWMANRAKDDISKLVLIWWCLYAFIASGYEHSVANMTLLSLSLILPNHPDTITIAGWMHNMIPVTLGNMVGGAVFVGMAYWFISPVRKK; encoded by the coding sequence ATGTTCACACAAAATGTGGAGACCATCATTGAAGCGGCAGTAAAAAAGAAAGAGAAGATGAATGAGAGCTTACCGCGATATATCGTTGCTGCCATGTTAGCTGGGGCTTATGTGGGGCTGGGGATTATATTGATATTCAGTATTGGTGCGCCACTTGCAGCAGTCAAATCACCGTTCCAGACGACATTGATGGGGATGTCGTTTGGGCTTGCGCTCACACTTGTCGTATTTGCGGGATCCGAACTGTTTACGGGCAATAATATGTTTTTTACAATGAGTACACTCGCAAAAAGAACTACAGTGAGGGATACAGCTAAGAACTGGACTATAGTTTTCCTGGGTAATTTAGCAGGTGCAGTGTTGCTCTCTTTGCTTGTAGTAGGTAGCGGTATATTTAAGACCGCCGCTCCCGAACATCTTATCTTTGCCGCATCAGCCAAAAAGATGGCAGCTCCGATCTCAGAATTGTTTTTCCGAGGCATTTTGTGTAACTGGCTTGTCTGTCTTGCCCTATGGATGGCTAATCGGGCCAAAGATGATATCTCCAAACTTGTCTTGATCTGGTGGTGTCTATACGCGTTCATCGCTAGTGGATATGAACATAGCGTAGCTAATATGACATTGCTTAGCTTGTCCTTGATTTTGCCGAATCATCCGGATACGATTACGATCGCAGGCTGGATGCACAACATGATTCCGGTTACCCTCGGCAACATGGTGGGTGGAGCGGTATTCGTTGGAATGGCTTATTGGTTTATCTCCCCTGTGAGAAAAAAATAG